The Comamonas testosteroni genome contains the following window.
GTGGTGGTCGTTGTCGAAGTACAACCCACAAGTGCCGCGACCGCAACCGGTACCCCCCACCGGGCCAACAAGCCCCAATGTCGCCAAACCGGTCGCTGTACCACTGCCCTCATTGATTGTCCTTTATTCAAAACTCCGTCAAGACACCTGCTTGAGCGGGATGGTGCGCTGCCTGGCCATACGCTCGGCAGCGCGAGTCCTGTCCTTCACATCGCCCGCGAGCTGACCACAGGCCGCATCGATATCGTCACCCCGGGTCTTGCGCACCGTGGTCACGATGCCGGCATTGCTCAGCAACGTAGCGAACTCGGTCACGCGGGCCGAAGGCGAGCGCAACAGACCCGAAGCGGGGAAGGGATTGAACGGGATCAGATTGAACTTGCACCAGCTCTTGCCATCGCCGCGCGCGCGCACCAACTCTATCAGCTGGCGCGCATGCTCAGGCTGATCGTTAACGCCGTCGAGCATGCAATATTCAAAGGTGATGAAGTCACGTGGCGCGAACTCCAGATAGCGCTCGCAGGCGTCCAGCAGTTCGGCAATCGGGTACTTCTTGTTCAGCGGCACCAGGTTGTCACGCAGCGGATCATTGGGCGCGTGCAGCGACACCGCAAGTGCCACGGCACAGTCCTGCGACAGACGATCCATCATGGGCACCACGCCCGAGGTGGACACCGTCACGCGGCGGCGCGACAGGCCATAGCCATGATCATCCAGCATCACGCGCAGGGCAGGCACCAGCGCACTGTAGTTCTGCAGCGGCTCACCCATGCCCATCATCACCACGTTGGAGATGATGCGATCTTCGGTACCGAAGCGCTTGCGCAGCGAATGCTCTGCATACCAGAGCTGGGCAAGGATTTCGCCGGTATTGAGGTTGCGGCTGAAGCCCTGATGCCCGGTCGAGCAAAAGCGGCAGCCCACGGCGCAACCTGCCTGGGACGAGACACACAGCGTGCCACGGTCGTCCTCAGGAATGAAAACGGATTCAACGGCATTGCCGTCACCCACATCGAACAGCCACTTCACGGTGCCATCGGCAGAGACATGCTCGGTCACCACGGGCAAAGCGGTAATGTGGGCCCGGCTTTTGAGCTTTTCGCGCAAAGACTTGGCCAGATCGGTCATCTGGTCGAAATCGGATGCGCCACGCTGGTGAATCCAGCGGAACAGCTGCGTCGCACGGAAACGCTTCTCCCCGAGCTGCTCGCAATAAGCGGTCAGTCCTTCGAGGTCAAAATCAAGCAAATTAGTAGTCATATCGGCATGTGGCGAGGCGTCTTGCGAACGGTGTTTGCCACGCCGTGGCCAGCATCTTCAAGTGCTGACACCCGCTTTGCACGAATGCAAAGCGCTGGCGTCAGCGAGAGCATGCTGTAAAGCTAGCGTGGGATTAACGCGAGTACACGTTCATGCCGGGGAAGAAGAAGGCAACTTCCACAGCAGCAGTTTCAGCAGCGTCGGAGCCGTGCACGGCGTTGGCGTCAATGCTGTCGGCGAAGTCGGCGCGGATGGTGCCCTTCTCGGCCTTCTTGGGGTCGGTGGCGCCCATCAGTTCACGGTTCTTCAGGATGGCGTTCTCGCCTTCCAGAGCCTGGATCATCACGGGGCCGGAGACCATGAAGTCCACCAGATCCTTGAAGAAAGGACGGGCAGCGTGCACAGCGTAGAACTGCTCGGCTTCGCCGCGCGACAGGTGCACCAGCTTGGCTGCCACGATCTTCAGGCCAGCAGCTTCGAAGCGGGCGTAGATTTGGCCGATCACGTTCTTGGCAACTGCGTCGGGCTTGATGATGGAGAGGGTACGTTCGATAGCCATGATGATTATTTCCTAATCAGGGTTACTATGGGTTTTTGCCGAAAAAGCAAAACAGTTGATTTTAGCGGTGCCACCATAGACCTTGAAGTCCGGGCAGCACTCAAATCCTTACGGATACCTTTTTAGCGGCCGCCGCGGCGACCGCCGCCACCGCCACCACCAGGGCGACGCTTGGCGTTCTGGCGGGCACGCGACAGGCTGTCGCTGCCGATATAGCCCACCGAGGTGCGCATGGGGTCGGGCTGACCGCCCCCCTGCGAGCGACCCGAGCCACCGGAGCGGCCGCCGGACTTGTTGCGCGGGTTGTCGCCCAGCATGCCGCTGGGTGCCGGACGATTGCCGTCCCACTCGCCACGGCGCTGGCCGCCGCCTTCACGGCGCCCCTGGGGTGCTCGATCGGCATTCATGCCGTTGCCGCGACCGCCGCTGCGGTTGTTGCGGCCGCCACGGTTGTTGGCGCCACGGGCACCGCCGCTGTTGCGCTCGACGGGAGCGCGCTCCTTGACGCCGGCTGCCGACATCAGCGCCTGGATATCGGCCTGATCAAGTTCCACCCAGGCGCCGCGCTTGAGACCGCGCGGCAGCATCATGGCGCCGTAGCGAATGCGGATCAGACGGCTGACGGCATGGCCCACAGCCTCGAACATGCGACGCACTTCGCGGTTGCGGCCTTCGGAGATGGTCACGCGGTACCAGCAGTTGGCACCTTCGCCACCGCCATCTTCCACGGCACCGAAGCTGGCTTCACCGTCTTCGAGCTGCACGCCGTCCAGCAGACGCTGCTTCTCTTCCTTGCTCAGCGCGCCCAGCACGCGGGCCGCGTATTCACGCTCCAGGCCGAAGCGGGGGTGCATCAGCGAGTTCGCCAGCTCGCCCGAGCTGGTGAACAGCAGCAGACCTTCGGTATTCAGGTCCAGGCGCCCCACCGACTGCCACTTGCCATGCTGCAGCTTGGGCAGCTTGCGGAACACCGTGGGACGGTTCTGAGGATCGTCATGCGTCACCACTTCGCCCACGGGCTTGTGATAGGCAATCACGCGTGCGGGCGGCGGGTCGATACGGAAACGGATGGGCTGGCCGTTGACCTTGACGATATCGCCGAACTGAATGCGCTGGCCGACGTGGGCAGGCTCGTTGTTGACCGAGATGCGCCCTTCCAGGATCAGTTGCTCCATCTCCAGGCGCGAACCCATGCCGGCCTGGGCCAGCACCTTGTGCAGCTTCGGAGAATCTACCTGGGGCGCAAGCACGCGCTTGGCGGGCATGGCGCTGCCGTTCTCTTCCTCATCGTCGAAGTCGCCCGAGATCACATCGGCAAAGTCGATGTTCTGGCTCTTGCGTCCCCTGGGCCCATGAGGAGCGGCAACGCTCTCAACAGCCACTTCGGCAACGACGATATCCGCTGCTGCGTCCTGGTTCTGGCCCTGGTCCTGGTCCTGGGACTGCACCTCCTGCTCAGCCGCGGGCTGAACAGACTCTTCGACGGCCACGGCTTCTTCGGCACGCGGCTTGGTCACACGCTTGCGCGCTGGCTTGGCCTCGGCAGCAGCGTCCTTTTTGACGCCGGCACGCTTGCGCGGTGCTGCTGGCTTCTTGGCCTCGGCGGCATCCTTGGCGCCATCGGCCTTGGCTGCGCGGGGCTTGCGAGTCTTCTTGACCGGCTCGGCTTCGGGCGAAGCGGCTGCGGACTCGGGCATCGGGTTCGATGTCTCGTTGTTCATTCCAGTTTTCCTTCGGGGATGACGCCATCGTCACCCTCCACAATTCCTTGTTCTGCTGACCCGACGGCATCGTCGGCCCGCGCTTTCGTCTTTGTGTCCTCGGCCTCGTCGTCGTCGCTGCCATAGTCATCCTCGAGAAACGCCTTCAGGCCCACCCACTCGGTACGTCCGGCTTTCTTGGCCGCCGGTTTGGGCTCCGGCTCTGCCGCCTTGGCTGTCCTGACGGGCCTGACCGCCTTGGGCTTGCTCACGGACGGCGGCTCCTCTGTCGGCCCTGGCTCCGCATCCGGCAACTCAACAGCTATCTCTTCAGTAGCAGCTTGTGCAATATCAATCGGCGTTTGGTCCGGATATGACTTCAACTCTGGCGCATCCACCTCGGGCTGAATCTCCGACACAAGCCCTGCAGGCGCTTGCACCACTGGGTCGACATCGGTGTCCGGCAGCTCCTGCGCCCCCTCTTCCTCACCCGAGGCACGCAGGATCTCACTCTCCGCCGCATCGGACTCTGTCACGACATCCACCGACTCTGCGGCCTCCACGCCTTCCTGGCGCTGGGCCTCCTCGACACCGGCCTCCGGCACGGAGGCTGGTTCGCCCTCCTCCCCATCCAGCGCCTTGAACAGACTTTGCTGGGCCTGTGTTTCCTCCAGCATGGGCAGCTGATCCAGCGACTGCAGACCCAGATCATCGAGAAACTGGCGCGTGGTGGCAAACAGCGCAGGCCGCCCCACGGTTTCACGGTGGCCGATGACCTCGATCCAGCCCCGGTCTTCCAGCTGCTTGATGATCAGGCTGTTCACGGTCACGCCGCGGATGTCCTCTATATCACCCCGCGTGACCGGCTGACGGTAGGCAATGATGGCCAGCGTCTCCAGCGTCGCCCGCGTGTACTTGGGCGGCTTCTCGGGGTGAAGCTTGTCCAGGTAGACGCGCATCTCGGGCCGGCTCTGAAAACGCCAGCCAGAAGCCACCTGCACCAGTTCCACGCCCTTGAGGGCCCAGTCCTTTTGCAGGTCCAGCAGCAAATCCTTAACCGTGTCCGAGCCCAGCACATCATCAAAAAGTGAGCGCAATTCCCGCAGCGTTACAGGCTGCGGGGCACAAATCAATGCTGTTTCAAGAACCCGCTTGGCATCTACCGTATTCATGGGCGCAGCGTTTCGGGAGCGGCTGTCGCACCGACTGCGGTGGGACGCCTGATTCTAAGAAGAGAGGGAAGCGCCCCAAAGATGCCATGCGAGTGATGGTCAGAGGCTTTCCGGCAGATTGTAACGCAGACCCCATAAATCCAGTGCACCAGCCATGTCTTGCGGCAGCGGCGCATAGTGGACCAGCGGCTTTTTCGTCACCGGGTGCTCGAAGGCCAGTCTGAAGGCATGCAGTGCCTGGCGCTCCAGCCCACCCTCGGGCTGACCGCCATACAGCGTGTCGGCTATCAGCGGATGGCCGAGCGAAGCCATGTGCACCCGGATCTGGTGCGTGCGACCGGTGTGCAGCGTGCAGCGCACCAGGCTGTGAGCTGCATCGCCATCGAGCAGATCGAAATCGGTGCGCGCCTGCTTGCCGGGGTGCAGATTCAGATCCACCACCGCCATGCGCAGGCGGTTGCGTGGATCGCGGCCGATCGGCGCATCGACTTCGCGGCGCTTGCGGCTGCCCCATTGCTTGTGGGCAAGCGCCAGATACTGACGGCTCACATCGCGCGCGGCAATCATCTTGATGAGCGCATCCATGGTGCTGCGATTGCGCGCCACCACCATCAAACCGCTGGTATCCTTGTCCAGACGGTGAACAATGCCGGCGCGCGGCACCTGACGCGCTTTTTCGTCACGCGCCAGCAGACCATTGAGCAATGTGCCCGTCCAGTTGCCGGGCGCCGGATGCACCACCAGACCCGCAGGCTTGTTGATGACCAGCAGATCATCGTCCTCATAGACCACCTGCAGATCCATGGCCTCGGGCTGGAAGGCCATGCTCTGCTGGGTAGGACGCATTTCCACGCGCAGGCGGTCGCCCACGGCCACCTTGACCGAGGGCTTGAGCAGAACCTTGCCATTGAGCGTGACCGCGCCGTCGGCCAGCAACTGCTGCAGATAGCTGCGCGAGAACTCGGACACCCCCAGCGCCAGCACCTTGTCCACACGCTGACCGTGATGCTCGGTGCCGACCGAGAGTTCGCGGTTCTCGACCTCGGCCGAGGCAATGGCGTCTTCGGCTGCTTCGTCCCAGCTCTGCTCTGCCGCGTCAGAAGGCACAAGCCCCTGCTGGGCAGGGGCTTGTGCGGCTTGCTTGCGTTGCGTGGCCATGCTCAGCGCGAAGGCAGATAGCGCGAAGGATCGACAGGCTTGCCCTGGCGACGCACCTCGAAGTGCAGCTTGACGCGATCGGCATCGGTGCTGCCCATCTCGGCAATCTTCTGCCCCTTTTTGACGGCCTGATCTTCCTTGACCAGCAGAGACTGGTTGTGGGCGTAGGCCGTCAGATAGGTGTTGTTGTGCTTGAGGATGATCAGGTTGCCATAGCCACGCAGGCCGGCACCGGCATACACCACACGGCCGTCGGCCGCAGCCACCACGGGATCACCGGCCTTGCCGCTGATGTCGTAGCCCTTGTTGCGCTGCTCGTCGAAGCCGGCAATCAGCGAGCCGCTGGCAGGCCAGATGAAGTTCACATCATCGGCTCCCTTGGCAACAGGCGCAGGGCTTGTTGCTGGCGTGGATGGCACTGGCGTTGCGGTTGCAGCCGGGGGAGTCACGGGGGTAGTCGTCGTTGCAGTGCTGCCACCGCCCACGACCACGGGCGCGACACCGCGACCCGAGCCGGACGATGCGACAGGCGCCTCGCGTCCGGGCGGCACCACACGCACCACCTGACCGACTTCAATCACATTGGGATTGTCCAGATTGCTCCAGCGAGCAATGTCCTTCCAGCTCTGGCCGTGCTCCAGACCAATCCTGATCAGAGTGTCGCCAGGCTTGATGGTGTAGTAACCCGGCTTGCCGGCATTTTCAGCGCCGGGCAGCGACTTGACGTCTACAGTTGAAGACGAGGAGGCCGACTGTCCGCGATCCTCCACAGGAGCCCTGTTTGCCTGGGCAGCACAACCGGCCAGGATGACACCTGCCAGCACGGCCGTTCCCCATGCACCAAGACTTCGCGATACCAACATAAGCTATTCCCTTCTAGGCGATCCCCGATTTTAGAGGGACAAAGTTGACTGCTTCCAAAACTGTCTGCGTAAAACCGTGTGAACTCTTGTCAATCACCAGCAGTGCCTGCTTACCCGCACCAACCACAACCGGAGCCACCAGACGCCCGCCCACCGCCAGTTGGTCGCACCACTCCTGCGGCACCACATCACCGCCGGCAGCGGAGATGATGCCCGCATAGGGCGCGCCACTGGCAAAGCCCACCATGCCGTCACCGAGAATTAGATGCACATTGGACAGGCGCATGGGACGCAGATGGCCGCGTGCTTTCTCATGCAGGCCGCGCAGCCGCTCTATCGAATAAACCTCTTTGGTGAGCATGGACAGCACGGCGGCCTGATAGCCGCAGCCCGTACCGATCTCCAGCACTCGTCCTTGCCCGTTGCGGGCTGCATCCGAGTCGAGCAGCAGCTCGATCATGCGGGCCACGATGCTGGGCTTGGAGATGGTCTGACCCAGGCCGATAGGCAGACTGGTGTCTTCATAGGCCTGATTGACCAGAGCACTGTCGACAAAGCGGTGACGCTCCACCGTGGCCATGGCCTGCAGCACGGCCGGGTTGCTGACGCCCGCCGCACCGATGCGCTGTGCCATGCGGGAGCGCACCGTGGATGAGTCCAGCCCCACCCCCACAGGCGAAGCAGCCACACGCAGCGGATTGATGGGCTTGGGAGTAACGGGCGGCCGCGCCGCGCTGGTGCCCATCTGCACGGAACGTGCAATCCAGCCCGGAACCTGAGGCGGACGACGCTCGCTCACGATGCGGCCGCCGATGTGGTGGATGGACCGGCCAGCTTGCTGGCCGTCTGCGCCCAATAGCCGAGGTTTTCATGGTCGGTCAGATCGACCTTGAGCGGCGTCATGGAGACATGGCCATGGGCCGTGGCATGGAAGTCCGTGCCTTCGGAGTCGTCCTTTGCTGCGCCGGCGCTGCCGATCCAGTACATGGTCTCGCCACGTGGACTTTGCTGCTGAATGGCCTGCTCGGCCGCATGACGTCGCCCCAGGCGACACAACTTGACGCTTTTGAGTGCATGCAGCGGCATATTGGGAATATTCACGTTCAACAACCAGGGAGCAGTACCGATCAACTGCTGGGCCAGCATCTCCTGAACCATCTGACGGGCCGTGGCAGCTGCCGCCTCCAGTTCGGCCCAGCCCTTGTCCACCTGGGAGAAGGCAATCGACGGAATGCCGAACAGATAGCCTTCCATGGCCGCCCCCACGGTGCCCGAGTAAATCGTGTCGTCGCCCATATTGGCGCCGTTGTTGATGCCCGAGACCACCAGATCGGGCCGGTAGCCCAGCAGGCCGGTCAGCGCGATATGCACGCAGTCTGCAGGCGTGCCGTTCACGTAGCGAAAGCCGTTATAGGCCTGGTGCACATACAGCGGCGCGTTCAGCGTCAACGCATTGGACTTGGCGCTGTTGTTGTGCTCGGGCGCCACCACTTCGACGTCTGCCACGGTGCGCAGCGCATCGTGCAAAGCCACGATGCCTGGGGCCTGAAAGCCGTCGTCATTGCAAATAAGAATCTTCATGGATGAGGCGGATTGTAGGCGGCTCCAAGGTCACGACAGAGACACGCGGCATTCGCACCACACTTCTATCATCTGCGAGCCGATTCCCCTCAATCTCACCTCAAGAAGATCAGGAGACAAGATATGCACGCATGGCTTTGCACCACCCCTACCGGCGTCGAGACCCTGAAATGGACCGAGCAGCCCACACCGCAGCCCGGCCCCGGCCAGGTGCTGCTGGAAGTCAAGGCTGCCAGCCTGAACTTTCCCGATCTGCTGATCGTGCAGAACAAATACCAGATCAAGCCGGCCCTGCCCTTTGTGCCGGGCTCGGAATACGCCGGCGTAGTGCAGGCCGTGGGCGAAGGCGTCAAACATCTCAAGGTAGGCCAGCATGTGGCCTGTCTTTCGGGCACGGGCGGGTTCGCCACACATACGCTGGCACCCGCCGCCATGTGCATGCCGCTTCCGGCCGACTTC
Protein-coding sequences here:
- the rlmN gene encoding 23S rRNA (adenine(2503)-C(2))-methyltransferase RlmN translates to MTTNLLDFDLEGLTAYCEQLGEKRFRATQLFRWIHQRGASDFDQMTDLAKSLREKLKSRAHITALPVVTEHVSADGTVKWLFDVGDGNAVESVFIPEDDRGTLCVSSQAGCAVGCRFCSTGHQGFSRNLNTGEILAQLWYAEHSLRKRFGTEDRIISNVVMMGMGEPLQNYSALVPALRVMLDDHGYGLSRRRVTVSTSGVVPMMDRLSQDCAVALAVSLHAPNDPLRDNLVPLNKKYPIAELLDACERYLEFAPRDFITFEYCMLDGVNDQPEHARQLIELVRARGDGKSWCKFNLIPFNPFPASGLLRSPSARVTEFATLLSNAGIVTTVRKTRGDDIDAACGQLAGDVKDRTRAAERMARQRTIPLKQVS
- the ndk gene encoding nucleoside-diphosphate kinase → MAIERTLSIIKPDAVAKNVIGQIYARFEAAGLKIVAAKLVHLSRGEAEQFYAVHAARPFFKDLVDFMVSGPVMIQALEGENAILKNRELMGATDPKKAEKGTIRADFADSIDANAVHGSDAAETAAVEVAFFFPGMNVYSR
- a CDS encoding pseudouridine synthase; amino-acid sequence: MNNETSNPMPESAAASPEAEPVKKTRKPRAAKADGAKDAAEAKKPAAPRKRAGVKKDAAAEAKPARKRVTKPRAEEAVAVEESVQPAAEQEVQSQDQDQGQNQDAAADIVVAEVAVESVAAPHGPRGRKSQNIDFADVISGDFDDEEENGSAMPAKRVLAPQVDSPKLHKVLAQAGMGSRLEMEQLILEGRISVNNEPAHVGQRIQFGDIVKVNGQPIRFRIDPPPARVIAYHKPVGEVVTHDDPQNRPTVFRKLPKLQHGKWQSVGRLDLNTEGLLLFTSSGELANSLMHPRFGLEREYAARVLGALSKEEKQRLLDGVQLEDGEASFGAVEDGGGEGANCWYRVTISEGRNREVRRMFEAVGHAVSRLIRIRYGAMMLPRGLKRGAWVELDQADIQALMSAAGVKERAPVERNSGGARGANNRGGRNNRSGGRGNGMNADRAPQGRREGGGQRRGEWDGNRPAPSGMLGDNPRNKSGGRSGGSGRSQGGGQPDPMRTSVGYIGSDSLSRARQNAKRRPGGGGGGGRRGGR
- the scpB gene encoding SMC-Scp complex subunit ScpB, with the translated sequence MNTVDAKRVLETALICAPQPVTLRELRSLFDDVLGSDTVKDLLLDLQKDWALKGVELVQVASGWRFQSRPEMRVYLDKLHPEKPPKYTRATLETLAIIAYRQPVTRGDIEDIRGVTVNSLIIKQLEDRGWIEVIGHRETVGRPALFATTRQFLDDLGLQSLDQLPMLEETQAQQSLFKALDGEEGEPASVPEAGVEEAQRQEGVEAAESVDVVTESDAAESEILRASGEEEGAQELPDTDVDPVVQAPAGLVSEIQPEVDAPELKSYPDQTPIDIAQAATEEIAVELPDAEPGPTEEPPSVSKPKAVRPVRTAKAAEPEPKPAAKKAGRTEWVGLKAFLEDDYGSDDDEAEDTKTKARADDAVGSAEQGIVEGDDGVIPEGKLE
- a CDS encoding RluA family pseudouridine synthase is translated as MATQRKQAAQAPAQQGLVPSDAAEQSWDEAAEDAIASAEVENRELSVGTEHHGQRVDKVLALGVSEFSRSYLQQLLADGAVTLNGKVLLKPSVKVAVGDRLRVEMRPTQQSMAFQPEAMDLQVVYEDDDLLVINKPAGLVVHPAPGNWTGTLLNGLLARDEKARQVPRAGIVHRLDKDTSGLMVVARNRSTMDALIKMIAARDVSRQYLALAHKQWGSRKRREVDAPIGRDPRNRLRMAVVDLNLHPGKQARTDFDLLDGDAAHSLVRCTLHTGRTHQIRVHMASLGHPLIADTLYGGQPEGGLERQALHAFRLAFEHPVTKKPLVHYAPLPQDMAGALDLWGLRYNLPESL
- a CDS encoding peptidoglycan DD-metalloendopeptidase family protein, giving the protein MLVSRSLGAWGTAVLAGVILAGCAAQANRAPVEDRGQSASSSSTVDVKSLPGAENAGKPGYYTIKPGDTLIRIGLEHGQSWKDIARWSNLDNPNVIEVGQVVRVVPPGREAPVASSGSGRGVAPVVVGGGSTATTTTPVTPPAATATPVPSTPATSPAPVAKGADDVNFIWPASGSLIAGFDEQRNKGYDISGKAGDPVVAAADGRVVYAGAGLRGYGNLIILKHNNTYLTAYAHNQSLLVKEDQAVKKGQKIAEMGSTDADRVKLHFEVRRQGKPVDPSRYLPSR
- a CDS encoding protein-L-isoaspartate(D-aspartate) O-methyltransferase, encoding MGADGQQAGRSIHHIGGRIVSERRPPQVPGWIARSVQMGTSAARPPVTPKPINPLRVAASPVGVGLDSSTVRSRMAQRIGAAGVSNPAVLQAMATVERHRFVDSALVNQAYEDTSLPIGLGQTISKPSIVARMIELLLDSDAARNGQGRVLEIGTGCGYQAAVLSMLTKEVYSIERLRGLHEKARGHLRPMRLSNVHLILGDGMVGFASGAPYAGIISAAGGDVVPQEWCDQLAVGGRLVAPVVVGAGKQALLVIDKSSHGFTQTVLEAVNFVPLKSGIA
- the surE gene encoding 5'/3'-nucleotidase SurE, with translation MKILICNDDGFQAPGIVALHDALRTVADVEVVAPEHNNSAKSNALTLNAPLYVHQAYNGFRYVNGTPADCVHIALTGLLGYRPDLVVSGINNGANMGDDTIYSGTVGAAMEGYLFGIPSIAFSQVDKGWAELEAAAATARQMVQEMLAQQLIGTAPWLLNVNIPNMPLHALKSVKLCRLGRRHAAEQAIQQQSPRGETMYWIGSAGAAKDDSEGTDFHATAHGHVSMTPLKVDLTDHENLGYWAQTASKLAGPSTTSAAAS